A single window of Desulfovibrio sp. G11 DNA harbors:
- a CDS encoding sulfite exporter TauE/SafE family protein has product MFILLALIAILVGALIGTVGVGGILLIPALNGLADLPIQVSMGTALFSFIFTGVLGTWLYQRHGSINWGITIPVCAGALLSGYAGALCNGYASPRLLSILLGMVIVFAGIYALLPARQNIAAQGDKRSLPLLLGIGALVGFGSGLTGVGGPVLSVPLMVILGFAPLTAIATSQVIQITAALSGTLGNVSNGAIDFSVAAWVTVLELGGVILGARLAHTVSTATLKKTVSVVCILVGGFVLARAIMQS; this is encoded by the coding sequence ATGTTCATTCTTCTCGCGTTGATCGCCATTCTTGTGGGCGCGCTCATCGGCACGGTGGGCGTTGGCGGTATTCTGCTCATTCCTGCCCTCAACGGACTTGCCGACCTCCCCATTCAGGTGAGCATGGGCACGGCCCTGTTCAGCTTCATTTTTACCGGCGTGCTGGGCACATGGCTCTACCAGCGTCACGGGAGCATCAACTGGGGCATCACCATCCCGGTCTGCGCCGGAGCGCTGCTGTCGGGTTATGCCGGGGCCTTGTGCAACGGCTACGCCTCTCCGCGCCTGCTGAGCATTCTGCTGGGCATGGTCATCGTCTTCGCGGGGATATACGCCCTGCTGCCCGCCCGCCAGAACATCGCCGCCCAAGGCGATAAGCGCAGTCTCCCGCTGCTGCTGGGCATAGGCGCGCTGGTGGGCTTCGGCTCAGGGCTTACCGGCGTGGGCGGGCCTGTGCTTTCGGTGCCGCTCATGGTCATTCTGGGCTTCGCCCCGCTGACGGCCATCGCCACAAGTCAGGTCATTCAGATAACCGCGGCCCTTTCCGGCACGCTGGGCAATGTTTCCAACGGAGCCATCGACTTCTCGGTGGCGGCATGGGTGACGGTACTGGAGCTTGGAGGCGTTATTCTCGGCGCGCGTCTGGCCCATACAGTCTCCACCGCGACCCTGAAAAAGACGGTCTCTGTGGTATGTATCCTTGTCGGCGGTTTTGTGCTGGCAAGGGCGATAATGCAATCCTAA
- a CDS encoding sulfotransferase family protein, whose protein sequence is MSITLNERPIFMIGAERSGTTLVMALLGCHSRIAVPEVVWYYPRFYPYLHTYGDLGKDENFRTLASEMVFGLKTPFWGMKVNPRTILDEVIELAPERSFAGLYAAMHLRFAQYSNKPRWGEKTPHNLYFVDAMHRDFPNAQFIYITRDGRDSCVDYMESSFGPTNIYCAAHSWKRCWNAVKDWRKPLSDKGLWLDVCYEELVRKPEQVMRGVCDFLGEDFEEGMFDFYKTDMAKARGASRDHAPLGHAISDKYVGIYKDLLSQRDQRIFAAVAGKELEEAGYKNDVTPEMPSEKMISKYVEFDGRIRAATLDGFEGHIVFESYNDWLLDQREERRKKGIWSEADNPHTFPQGDPDEEMIMGLRAWGTWKKHFSIKRQYVGDVVL, encoded by the coding sequence ATGTCCATTACGCTCAACGAACGCCCCATATTCATGATCGGCGCGGAACGCTCCGGCACCACCCTGGTCATGGCCCTCCTCGGCTGCCACTCGCGCATCGCCGTGCCGGAAGTGGTGTGGTACTATCCCCGCTTCTACCCCTACCTGCACACCTACGGCGACCTTGGCAAGGACGAAAATTTCCGTACACTGGCCAGCGAGATGGTCTTTGGCCTCAAAACCCCCTTCTGGGGCATGAAGGTCAACCCGCGCACCATTCTGGACGAAGTCATCGAACTGGCCCCGGAACGCAGTTTCGCCGGGCTCTACGCAGCCATGCATCTGCGGTTCGCCCAGTACAGCAACAAGCCGCGCTGGGGAGAAAAAACACCGCATAACCTCTACTTTGTGGACGCCATGCACCGCGACTTCCCCAATGCCCAGTTTATCTACATCACCCGCGACGGGCGCGACTCCTGCGTGGATTACATGGAATCCTCGTTTGGCCCCACCAACATCTACTGCGCCGCCCACTCGTGGAAGCGCTGCTGGAATGCCGTCAAGGACTGGCGCAAGCCGCTCTCCGACAAGGGCCTGTGGCTGGACGTGTGCTACGAAGAACTCGTGCGCAAGCCTGAGCAGGTCATGCGCGGCGTGTGCGACTTCCTTGGCGAAGACTTTGAAGAAGGCATGTTCGACTTCTACAAGACCGACATGGCCAAGGCCCGCGGCGCGTCCCGCGACCACGCGCCTCTGGGCCACGCCATCAGCGACAAGTATGTCGGCATCTACAAAGACCTGCTGAGCCAGCGCGACCAGCGCATCTTTGCCGCCGTGGCGGGCAAGGAACTGGAAGAGGCCGGCTATAAGAACGACGTGACCCCGGAAATGCCTTCCGAAAAAATGATCAGCAAATATGTGGAATTCGACGGCCGCATCCGCGCGGCCACGCTGGACGGCTTTGAAGGCCACATCGTGTTCGAAAGCTACAACGATTGGCTCCTTGACCAGCGCGAAGAACGCCGCAAAAAGGGCATCTGGAGCGAAGCCGACAATCCCCACACCTTCCCGCAGGGCGACCCGGACGAAGAAATGATCATGGGTCTGCGCGCTTGGGGCACATGGAAGAAGCACTTCTCCATCAAACGGCAATATGTGGGCGACGTAGTACTGTAG
- a CDS encoding SLC13 family permease, giving the protein MTDSSSHAATYGPKEWLYILLGPGLLLMALAAPFFGPFNARFGFGILLWMVWWWISAVVDIKLTCLVPIFVACVYQYMPLEKVLSAYVHKEAALIFGATALTAAWVRWGFARRLALNFLMRFSNNVRAQTAGWFVLCGVTSFVVGNTTVAAMFAPVAVASLMYAGFTSNEERWNSKAASNILIAVAWGASVGGMATPLGGGQSVVTYGLLNKYLGHDIFFLDWTLRMLPLSLCVIAGVAVLMYFMKTDMQHFSGSREFYQKELEKLGPMTFEEKIALAGFVLAIGLALLQPLYAPYTKGPAWTWLRPTQMFCIIPLLLFFWPSRAVKGENILSADTLRKYFPVTILFMWPASVALSRIISQTGAGKVFGQWISPFLGVSDTLSIAAWSVFGNMLSQVTSDTAAAGVMVPLAIESMRNWHGLEFGAVPWVWVSGAAISWSYAVASATGAQGIVAGYGANLRTMFVWGLVAAVVSVAITILYFWLTVVVFGMGFYTLPPV; this is encoded by the coding sequence ATGACTGACTCCAGTTCCCACGCAGCAACTTACGGCCCCAAGGAGTGGCTGTATATCCTGTTGGGGCCCGGCCTCCTGCTTATGGCTTTGGCGGCGCCGTTCTTCGGGCCTTTTAACGCCAGATTCGGTTTCGGCATTCTGCTTTGGATGGTATGGTGGTGGATTTCGGCGGTTGTGGATATCAAATTAACCTGTCTTGTTCCCATTTTTGTGGCCTGCGTCTATCAATACATGCCGCTGGAAAAGGTGCTGAGCGCCTATGTGCACAAAGAAGCCGCCCTCATCTTTGGCGCTACGGCCCTCACCGCCGCCTGGGTGCGCTGGGGATTCGCCCGTCGGCTGGCGCTCAACTTTCTCATGCGCTTCAGCAACAATGTGCGGGCGCAAACTGCAGGCTGGTTTGTGCTGTGCGGCGTGACGAGCTTTGTGGTGGGCAATACCACCGTAGCCGCCATGTTCGCGCCCGTGGCCGTGGCCTCGCTCATGTACGCCGGGTTTACCAGCAATGAAGAACGCTGGAACTCCAAGGCCGCCTCCAATATCCTCATTGCCGTGGCCTGGGGCGCGTCTGTGGGCGGCATGGCCACGCCGCTGGGAGGAGGACAGTCCGTGGTGACCTACGGTCTGCTCAACAAGTATCTGGGGCACGACATCTTTTTCCTCGATTGGACGCTGCGCATGCTGCCCCTGTCGCTGTGCGTCATCGCCGGGGTGGCCGTGCTCATGTACTTCATGAAAACCGACATGCAGCACTTCAGCGGCAGCCGCGAATTTTATCAGAAGGAGCTGGAAAAGCTCGGCCCCATGACGTTTGAAGAAAAAATCGCGCTGGCCGGTTTTGTGCTGGCCATCGGTCTGGCCCTCTTGCAGCCCCTGTACGCCCCCTACACCAAGGGCCCGGCCTGGACATGGCTGCGCCCCACCCAGATGTTCTGCATCATCCCCCTGCTGCTCTTCTTCTGGCCTTCCAGGGCGGTTAAAGGCGAGAATATCCTCTCGGCGGACACCCTGCGCAAGTACTTCCCCGTGACCATCCTCTTCATGTGGCCGGCTTCGGTGGCCCTGAGCCGCATCATCTCCCAAACGGGCGCGGGCAAGGTGTTCGGGCAGTGGATCAGCCCCTTCCTCGGCGTCAGCGACACGCTGTCCATCGCCGCGTGGAGCGTTTTCGGCAACATGCTCTCGCAAGTGACCAGCGACACGGCGGCGGCCGGCGTCATGGTGCCGCTGGCCATTGAATCCATGCGCAACTGGCATGGGCTGGAATTCGGCGCGGTGCCCTGGGTCTGGGTTTCCGGCGCGGCCATCAGTTGGAGCTACGCCGTGGCCTCCGCCACGGGCGCGCAAGGCATCGTGGCCGGCTACGGCGCCAACTTGCGCACCATGTTTGTCTGGGGTCTTGTGGCGGCGGTGGTTTCGGTGGCCATCACCATCCTCTACTTCTGGCTAACCGTCGTCGTCTTTGGTATGGGATTCTACACCCTCCCGCCTGTATAA